One genomic segment of Sparus aurata chromosome 24, fSpaAur1.1, whole genome shotgun sequence includes these proteins:
- the LOC115576819 gene encoding glutelin-2-like isoform X2: MDAGREEWITGDKISYYGEPCFSPPTADTLTPLSARAPGSLPPPLWLLPPGSLPPPLWLLPPCSLPPPPWFLPPSSLPPPSWFLAPCSLPSPPMLLPPCSLPSPPWLLGPCSLLPPPWLLPPPRIQRHLTSPGLWMTLVCHAWTGLIAWQSIWLG, encoded by the exons atggacgctggaagagaagagtggattaccggtgacaaaataagctattatggtgagccctgcttctcgcctccgacggccgacacactgactccgctgagtgcGCGCGCACCCGGCAGCCTGCCACCTCCTCTGTG GTTGCTGCCACCCGGCAGCCTGCCACCTCCTCTGTGGTTGCTGCCACCCTGCAGCCTGCCACCTCCTCCCTGGTTCCTGCCACCCAGCAGCCTGCCACCTCCTTCCTGGTTCCTGGCACCCTGCAGCCTGCCATCTCCTCCCATGTTGCTGCCACCCTGCAGCCTGCCATCTCCTCCCTGGTTGCTGGGACCCTGCAGCCTGCTACCTCCTCCTTGGTTGCTGCCTCCTCCTAGGATTCAGCGTCACCTGACCAGTCCGGG GCTGTGGATGACTCTGGTGTGCCATGCCTGGACAGGGTTGATAGCTTGGCAGAGTATCTGGTTGGGCTGA
- the LOC115576819 gene encoding glutelin-2-like isoform X1: MDAGREEWITGDKISYYGEPCFSPPTADTLTPLSARAPGSLPPPLWLLPPGSLPPPLWLLPPGSLPPPLWLLPPCSLPPPPWFLPPSSLPPPSWFLAPCSLPSPPMLLPPCSLPSPPWLLGPCSLLPPPWLLPPPRIQRHLTSPGLWMTLVCHAWTGLIAWQSIWLG; the protein is encoded by the exons atggacgctggaagagaagagtggattaccggtgacaaaataagctattatggtgagccctgcttctcgcctccgacggccgacacactgactccgctgagtgcGCGCGCACCCGGCAGCCTGCCACCTCCTCTGTGGTTGCTGCCACCCGGCAGCCTGCCACCTCCTCTGTGGTTGCTGCCACCCGGCAGCCTGCCACCTCCTCTGTGGTTGCTGCCACCCTGCAGCCTGCCACCTCCTCCCTGGTTCCTGCCACCCAGCAGCCTGCCACCTCCTTCCTGGTTCCTGGCACCCTGCAGCCTGCCATCTCCTCCCATGTTGCTGCCACCCTGCAGCCTGCCATCTCCTCCCTGGTTGCTGGGACCCTGCAGCCTGCTACCTCCTCCTTGGTTGCTGCCTCCTCCTAGGATTCAGCGTCACCTGACCAGTCCGGG GCTGTGGATGACTCTGGTGTGCCATGCCTGGACAGGGTTGATAGCTTGGCAGAGTATCTGGTTGGGCTGA